One genomic region from Shewanella aestuarii encodes:
- a CDS encoding RidA family protein, which yields MINRIDVHQRMSSIVIHNQTVYLCGQVATDKFADITTQTTTMLKEVDKLLLQAGSQRDHILSATIYLKDMQDYDAMNKVWDSWLPEGHAPARACVQAAIAEPEYLVEVSVIAAIV from the coding sequence ATGATCAACCGAATCGATGTTCACCAACGCATGAGCAGTATTGTTATCCATAACCAAACGGTTTATTTGTGTGGCCAAGTTGCTACTGATAAATTTGCCGATATCACGACTCAAACCACAACAATGTTAAAAGAAGTCGATAAATTGCTGCTACAAGCCGGTAGTCAGCGAGATCATATTTTATCAGCCACTATTTATTTAAAAGATATGCAAGATTATGATGCAATGAATAAAGTGTGGGATAGCTGGTTGCCAGAGGGGCATGCACCAGCAAGAGCTTGTGTGCAAGCGGCTATCGCCGAGCCAGAGTACTTAGTGGAAGTCTCAGTTATCGCTGCAATCGTTTAA
- a CDS encoding cell division protein ZapB: MSLELLSQLETKIQATLENAELLKMELEEEKQKNIELTEKNQQLQQDLNSWSDKVNSLVGLLNSDN, translated from the coding sequence ATGAGCCTTGAATTATTGTCCCAACTGGAAACCAAAATCCAGGCAACTCTAGAAAATGCTGAGCTACTAAAAATGGAGCTTGAAGAAGAGAAGCAAAAGAATATTGAGCTAACAGAAAAAAACCAACAATTGCAGCAAGACCTTAACTCATGGAGTGATAAGGTCAACAGCCTTGTTGGTTTATTGAATAGCGATAATTAA
- a CDS encoding DUF1107 domain-containing protein → MRIFPVYAPKLIAKHAIVFFKGVVWVKDLGRLEFNQGRFVTPKKSLPHVKQAISELNKLIESQHPQSA, encoded by the coding sequence ATGAGAATATTTCCTGTTTATGCACCTAAGCTGATTGCTAAGCACGCGATCGTTTTTTTCAAGGGTGTGGTTTGGGTGAAAGATCTTGGGCGATTAGAGTTTAATCAAGGTAGGTTTGTTACCCCTAAAAAAAGCCTGCCACATGTTAAGCAGGCTATTTCTGAATTAAATAAACTGATTGAGTCACAACATCCGCAATCAGCTTAA
- a CDS encoding thiol:disulfide interchange protein DsbA/DsbL has translation MKKALLMAAALLFAPMAAMAADYQEGVHYTVINDGPGSAKPEITEFFSFFCGHCYNFSKTVLPKIEKTLPEGVAFNQAHVEFIGREMGVEMSRAFAIAHQLKVEKKIEAAIFEAIHDKKQRFTNLNDIRLLFIANGVEGKDFDAAAKSFMVNAQMSKMKRDTTNAKISGVPSLVVNGKYRVETGAIKSYDELLDIAYYLATNKP, from the coding sequence ATGAAAAAAGCATTACTAATGGCAGCTGCACTTCTATTTGCTCCAATGGCAGCGATGGCGGCTGATTATCAAGAAGGTGTTCATTACACTGTGATCAACGATGGCCCAGGTTCTGCTAAGCCAGAAATCACCGAGTTTTTCTCTTTCTTTTGCGGCCACTGTTATAACTTCTCAAAAACAGTATTACCAAAAATTGAAAAAACCTTACCAGAAGGTGTTGCGTTTAATCAGGCGCATGTGGAATTTATTGGTCGTGAAATGGGCGTAGAAATGTCTCGTGCATTTGCTATTGCACATCAATTAAAAGTTGAAAAGAAAATTGAAGCCGCTATTTTTGAAGCTATTCATGACAAAAAACAGCGTTTTACCAACCTAAACGATATTCGTTTACTATTCATTGCTAACGGTGTTGAGGGTAAAGATTTTGATGCGGCAGCGAAATCATTTATGGTGAATGCACAAATGTCAAAAATGAAGCGCGATACAACTAACGCTAAAATTTCAGGTGTACCATCATTAGTTGTTAATGGTAAATATCGTGTTGAGACGGGGGCGATTAAGTCATATGACGAGCTTCTCGACATTGCTTATTACTTGGCGACCAATAAGCCTTAA
- a CDS encoding serine/threonine protein kinase, whose product MTDNQQGEFHFQALTPDLILDAVESVGIYPETGLLALNSYENRVYQFRCDQGKRYVVKFYRPQRWSNEQIQEEHHYALALAENEVPIAVPLIINGQTLHHYQGYRMALFPSMGGRAFEVDNLEQLEVVGRFIGRIHQYAKKEQFTYREPLTLALLGHEPLAYLRQSGMVSSAMANAFFTVCEQVLTKAEAIWKTVPFDSIRLHGDLHPGNILWTPDGPGFVDLDDARQGPAVQDIWMMLTGDRQQQTLQLDILLDSYQEFADFDMRQLALIEPLRALRMIHYNAWLAKRWQDPAFPMNFPWFGDVKYWEQQTLAFKEQLSALDEPPLSLYQSS is encoded by the coding sequence ATGACAGATAACCAGCAAGGCGAGTTTCACTTTCAAGCCTTAACACCTGATTTAATTTTAGATGCCGTTGAAAGTGTCGGTATATACCCTGAGACCGGTTTGCTAGCCTTAAACAGCTATGAAAATAGGGTTTATCAATTTAGATGTGATCAGGGGAAACGCTATGTGGTGAAGTTTTACCGCCCGCAGCGTTGGTCAAACGAACAAATACAAGAAGAGCATCATTACGCTCTTGCCCTTGCTGAAAACGAGGTGCCCATCGCAGTGCCTTTAATCATTAATGGCCAAACGCTACATCATTATCAGGGGTATCGAATGGCCTTGTTTCCCTCAATGGGCGGGCGCGCGTTTGAGGTGGATAATTTAGAACAACTAGAAGTGGTTGGTCGCTTTATTGGTCGTATCCATCAATACGCCAAAAAAGAGCAGTTTACTTATCGTGAGCCATTAACACTTGCTTTATTAGGTCATGAACCATTGGCATATTTACGTCAATCCGGCATGGTTTCCTCTGCAATGGCCAATGCTTTTTTTACTGTGTGTGAGCAAGTGCTAACTAAGGCGGAAGCGATTTGGAAAACCGTGCCATTTGATAGTATTAGGCTACATGGTGACTTGCACCCGGGTAATATTCTTTGGACACCAGATGGCCCGGGATTTGTGGATTTAGATGATGCTCGCCAAGGGCCTGCTGTTCAAGATATTTGGATGATGTTAACGGGCGACAGGCAACAGCAGACGTTGCAATTGGATATTTTACTTGATAGCTATCAAGAGTTTGCTGATTTTGATATGCGCCAATTAGCGTTGATAGAACCACTACGGGCGTTAAGAATGATCCATTACAATGCATGGCTGGCCAAACGATGGCAGGACCCTGCTTTTCCAATGAACTTCCCATGGTTTGGTGATGTCAAATATTGGGAGCAACAAACGCTTGCGTTTAAAGAGCAACTATCGGCGTTAGATGAGCCGCCATTAAGTTTGTACCAATCGTCATAA
- a CDS encoding DUF3630 family protein, which translates to MKIYSTSLDKDNLSLLICAKVDFEQFEQFAEPLAQALDCQIRERQWGADRHQWLLDFEGSQLWLHYEFYGDICWLSTERADEFDVLVYLQTLLKPLILDPSQP; encoded by the coding sequence ATGAAAATATATTCCACCAGTCTTGATAAAGATAATTTAAGTTTGCTTATTTGTGCCAAGGTCGATTTTGAGCAATTTGAACAGTTTGCCGAGCCCTTAGCGCAGGCGTTAGATTGCCAAATACGTGAGCGTCAATGGGGGGCTGACCGTCATCAATGGCTGCTTGACTTTGAAGGAAGTCAATTATGGCTTCATTATGAGTTTTATGGCGACATCTGCTGGTTGAGTACCGAGCGAGCAGATGAGTTTGATGTATTGGTATACTTGCAAACCTTATTGAAGCCGTTAATTTTAGACCCTAGCCAACCTTAG